From a region of the Halolamina sp. CBA1230 genome:
- a CDS encoding sulfatase has protein sequence MTSGSPENVLFVVMDTVRKDHLGPYGYDRDTTPGLDAFAEEATVFDNAVAPAPWTLPVHASMFTGMYPSRHGADQENPYLEGATTLAQSLSAAGHDTACYSSNAWITPYTHLTDGFDDQDNFFEVMPGDLLSGPLARMWQVLNDNPRLRKLADMIVSAGNTAHEYLSSGEGADSKTPRVIDRTKQFVDDAEAAEGEGWFSFINLMDAHLPYHPPEEFREEFAPGVDSTEVCQNSKLYNSGAQDIDDEEWDDIRGLYDAEIAHIDSQLTRLFDWLKETDRWDDTAVVVCADHGELHGEHGLYGHEFGLYDQLINVPLMVKHPELDADRREDTVELLDLYHTVLDTFDAQATPTPGSNEEAVSLDPTRSLLSERYREFDDVDDADPAQAAAPSGETGFVEYSRPVVELKQLEEKAADAGIELDQDSRFYARMRAARRADAKYVRIDRIEDEAYRLDEDPGEEENLAGAGEERIEAVEGELAIFENEVGGAWTSAAAGEVSDDSVEEMDEEIQERLQDLGYME, from the coding sequence ATGACCAGCGGCTCGCCCGAGAACGTCCTCTTCGTGGTGATGGACACGGTCCGGAAGGACCACCTCGGCCCGTACGGCTACGACCGTGACACGACACCCGGGCTGGACGCGTTCGCCGAGGAGGCGACGGTGTTCGACAACGCCGTCGCGCCCGCGCCGTGGACGCTCCCGGTCCACGCCTCGATGTTCACGGGGATGTACCCCTCCCGCCACGGCGCCGACCAGGAGAACCCCTACCTCGAGGGCGCGACGACGCTCGCCCAGTCGCTCTCGGCGGCGGGCCACGACACCGCCTGCTACTCTTCGAACGCCTGGATCACCCCCTACACCCACCTCACCGACGGGTTCGACGACCAGGACAACTTCTTCGAGGTGATGCCGGGCGACCTGCTCTCGGGCCCGCTCGCGCGGATGTGGCAGGTGCTCAACGACAACCCCCGGCTCCGGAAGCTGGCTGACATGATCGTCAGCGCGGGCAACACCGCCCACGAGTACCTGAGCTCCGGCGAGGGCGCCGACTCCAAGACCCCGCGGGTGATCGACCGCACGAAGCAGTTCGTCGACGACGCCGAGGCCGCCGAGGGCGAGGGCTGGTTCTCCTTCATCAACCTCATGGACGCCCACCTCCCGTACCACCCGCCCGAGGAGTTCCGGGAGGAGTTCGCCCCCGGCGTCGACTCCACGGAGGTGTGCCAGAACTCGAAGCTGTACAACTCCGGCGCACAGGATATCGACGACGAGGAGTGGGACGACATCCGCGGGCTGTACGACGCCGAGATCGCCCACATCGACAGCCAGCTCACCCGGCTGTTCGACTGGCTGAAGGAGACCGACCGCTGGGACGACACGGCGGTCGTCGTCTGCGCGGACCACGGCGAACTCCACGGCGAACACGGTCTCTACGGCCACGAGTTCGGGCTGTACGACCAGCTGATCAACGTCCCGCTGATGGTCAAACACCCGGAACTCGACGCCGACCGCCGCGAGGACACGGTGGAACTGCTCGACCTCTACCACACCGTGCTGGACACGTTCGACGCCCAGGCGACGCCGACCCCGGGATCGAACGAGGAGGCGGTGTCGCTCGACCCGACGCGGTCGCTGCTCTCCGAGCGGTACCGTGAGTTCGACGACGTCGACGATGCTGACCCGGCGCAGGCCGCGGCGCCCTCCGGCGAGACGGGGTTCGTGGAGTACTCCCGGCCGGTGGTCGAACTCAAGCAGCTGGAGGAGAAGGCCGCCGACGCGGGGATCGAACTCGACCAGGACTCGCGGTTCTACGCGCGGATGCGCGCCGCGCGGCGGGCGGACGCGAAGTACGTCCGGATCGACCGGATCGAGGACGAGGCGTACCGCCTCGACGAGGACCCGGGGGAGGAAGAGAATCTCGCGGGCGCAGGGGAGGAGCGGATCGAGGCGGTGGAGGGCGAACTCGCGATCTTCGAGAACGAGGTCGGGGGCGCGTGGACGAGTGCTGCTGCAGGTGAGGTGAGTGATGATTCGGTGGAGGAGATGGACGAGGAGATCCAGGAGCGGTTGCAGGATCTGGGGTATATGGAGTAG
- a CDS encoding LAGLIDADG family homing endonuclease, translating to MREDDERYFERLEDQLDDAFERAEAAREQGRDPKTEIEIPTARDMADRVENILGIPGVAERVRELEGEMSREEAALELVEDFVDGNVGDYDSREGKIEGAVRTAVALLTEGVVAAPIEGIDRAELLQNDDGTEFVNVYYAGPIRSAGGTAQALSVLVADYARSLLGIEEFHARDDEIERYAEEIQLYEKETGLQYTPKDKETKFIAEHMPIMLDGEATGDEEVSGFRDLERVDTNSARGGMCLVMAEGIALKAPKIQRYTRQLDEVDWPWLQDLIDGTYYDGADEGEEAEEADEGDKEDAEDEPDAHEGPVRADPASKYLRDLIAGRPVFGHPSESGGFRLRYGRARNHGFATAGVHPATMHLVDDFLATGTQIKTERPGKAAGVVPVDSIEGPTVRLANGDVRRIDDPEEALEVRNGVDEILDLGEYLVNYGEFVENNHPLVPASYAVEWWEGEFDDAGADVQALRDDPHVDLDSPGPRTALDWADRYDCPLHPDYTYLWHDVTVAEYDALATAAAAGEIEDDGLLLDRSDDVQRALERLLVEHTSTDETLYVPEYRPLLRSLGVTTELEREWSPADLSERARTWGADDDAVADGGRQSPPSASADGGMTVRDDGDTDATEPSADADAPPLPGTNAIEAVNEVAPFDVRERAPTRIGNRMGRPEKSESRDLSPAVHTMFPIGEAGGSQRDVAKAAKERTDAGRGRIEVSLGERECPDCGEHTYRNQCPECEAHTEPYFECDDCGVEVDPDESGRVICPRCEWEVESPEEREIDLNAVYHDAMENVGEREGSFSILKGVKGLMSANETPEPMEKGVLRAKHDVSAFKDGTVRYDMTDLPVTSVRPEELDTTAAEFRRLGYETDIDGDPLEHDDQLVELKVQDIVLPDGAAEHMMRTADFVDDLLERFYGLDPFYEVEEREDLVGELVFGMAPHTSAAVVGRVVGFTSAAVGYAHPYFHAAKRRNCFHPETKVWFRDETESWHHEEIQALVEERLDPETAETDDFGTLVQELDGDVFVPSIDADGNEVVKPVEAVSKHPAPEHMVHVETRSGREITVTPDHEMQVFDGEIQSKKASELTEEDSLVKPEHLNVVSPEETERFDLLEEFIACDGVDTERLMVKGVGKDLLYDQFTDALADECEGTFYPLQSTADYLGMTKKALSNYLYRESVPAELLLEVFGSTEEVLARVPDDVRLGMKRDTSEMDRFVELNERVATLLGYYAAEGFAREQETPKGTIHQTTVCGTENEAREFFVDVLSEEFGAEPYRENDKKVTVSGRLMRAFFDTVLDAGVLAGTKRVPQPIFDSPDETVGAFLQGYFSGDGSAASYSTTVSASTISESLKEDVIALLSRLDISASVRVTDPVPLHQRFPEFYDENDGKQSARGYVISASGTDAVTFAEQAGFHLSRKQESLEEQIRSQKPQRGFASDGGDEDYLIEGISSLEYVESDTESTYCLTVEDTHSLIANGISVRQCDGDEDCVMLLLDGLLNFSKEFLPDQRGGKMDAPLVMSSRIDPSEIDDEAHNMDIVRQYPTEFYEATLEMADPGEVEDMIQIGEDTLDTEEEYHGFDHTHDTTDLALGPDLSAYKTLGDMETKMDAQLELSRKLRAVDETDVAERVIENHFLPDLIGNLRAFSRQETRCLDCGEKYRRMPLTGDCRECGGRMTLTVHRGSVNKYMDIAVEVAEEYGCRDYTKQRLEVLERSLESIFENDKNKQSGIADFM from the coding sequence GTGAGAGAGGACGACGAGCGGTACTTCGAGCGGCTCGAGGACCAGCTCGACGACGCGTTCGAGCGCGCCGAGGCCGCCCGTGAGCAGGGACGGGACCCCAAGACGGAGATCGAGATCCCGACCGCGCGGGACATGGCCGACCGCGTCGAGAACATCCTCGGCATCCCCGGCGTCGCCGAACGCGTCCGCGAACTCGAAGGGGAGATGAGCCGCGAGGAGGCCGCGCTCGAACTCGTGGAGGACTTCGTCGACGGCAACGTCGGCGACTACGACAGCCGCGAGGGGAAGATCGAGGGCGCGGTCCGAACTGCGGTCGCCCTGCTCACCGAGGGGGTCGTCGCCGCGCCGATCGAGGGGATCGACCGTGCGGAGTTGCTCCAGAACGACGACGGCACGGAGTTCGTCAACGTCTACTACGCCGGCCCGATCCGCTCGGCGGGCGGGACCGCACAGGCGCTGTCGGTGCTCGTCGCGGACTACGCCCGTTCGCTGCTCGGCATCGAGGAGTTCCACGCGCGCGACGACGAGATCGAGCGCTACGCCGAGGAGATCCAACTGTACGAGAAGGAGACCGGGCTCCAGTACACGCCGAAGGACAAGGAGACGAAGTTCATCGCCGAGCATATGCCAATCATGCTGGACGGCGAGGCCACCGGCGACGAGGAGGTCTCGGGCTTCCGCGACCTCGAACGCGTCGACACCAACTCCGCCCGTGGGGGGATGTGTCTCGTCATGGCCGAGGGGATCGCCCTGAAGGCGCCGAAGATCCAGCGCTACACCCGCCAGCTCGACGAGGTCGACTGGCCGTGGCTCCAGGACCTCATCGACGGCACCTACTACGACGGCGCCGACGAGGGTGAGGAAGCGGAGGAGGCCGACGAGGGGGACAAGGAGGACGCAGAAGACGAACCCGACGCGCACGAGGGCCCGGTCCGGGCCGACCCGGCGAGCAAGTACCTCCGGGACCTGATCGCCGGCCGACCCGTGTTCGGCCACCCCTCCGAGTCCGGCGGGTTCCGACTGCGCTACGGCCGCGCCCGGAACCACGGGTTCGCGACCGCGGGCGTCCACCCGGCGACGATGCATCTCGTCGACGACTTCCTCGCGACCGGGACCCAGATCAAAACCGAACGCCCGGGGAAAGCCGCCGGCGTCGTCCCTGTCGACTCCATCGAGGGGCCGACGGTCCGCCTCGCGAACGGCGACGTGCGCCGGATCGACGACCCCGAGGAGGCGCTGGAGGTCCGCAACGGCGTCGACGAGATCCTCGACCTCGGCGAGTACCTGGTGAACTACGGCGAGTTCGTCGAGAACAACCACCCGCTGGTGCCCGCCTCCTACGCCGTCGAGTGGTGGGAGGGGGAGTTCGACGACGCCGGCGCCGACGTGCAGGCGCTCCGGGACGACCCTCACGTCGACCTCGACAGTCCCGGCCCCCGGACCGCGCTCGACTGGGCGGACCGCTACGACTGTCCGCTCCACCCCGACTACACCTACCTCTGGCACGACGTGACCGTCGCCGAGTACGACGCGCTCGCGACCGCGGCGGCCGCGGGTGAGATCGAGGACGACGGCCTGCTGCTCGATCGGAGCGACGACGTCCAGCGCGCGCTGGAGCGCCTGCTCGTCGAGCACACCTCGACCGACGAGACGCTGTACGTCCCCGAGTACCGCCCGCTGCTGCGCTCGCTGGGCGTGACGACCGAACTGGAGCGGGAGTGGAGCCCCGCGGATCTGAGCGAACGCGCGCGAACGTGGGGCGCCGACGACGACGCGGTCGCCGACGGCGGCCGACAGTCGCCGCCGTCAGCCTCGGCGGATGGGGGTATGACGGTCCGAGACGACGGCGACACCGACGCTACCGAGCCGTCCGCCGACGCGGACGCACCGCCGCTGCCCGGCACGAACGCCATCGAGGCGGTGAACGAGGTCGCCCCCTTCGACGTTCGGGAGCGTGCCCCCACCAGAATCGGGAACCGGATGGGCCGCCCCGAGAAGTCGGAGAGCCGCGACCTCTCGCCGGCGGTCCACACGATGTTCCCCATCGGCGAGGCCGGCGGCAGCCAGCGCGACGTGGCCAAGGCCGCGAAGGAGCGCACCGACGCCGGGCGCGGGCGGATCGAGGTCAGCCTCGGCGAACGCGAGTGTCCGGACTGTGGCGAGCACACCTACCGGAACCAGTGTCCGGAGTGCGAAGCGCACACCGAGCCGTACTTCGAGTGCGACGACTGCGGCGTCGAAGTCGACCCCGACGAGTCGGGGCGCGTGATCTGCCCGCGCTGTGAGTGGGAGGTCGAGAGCCCCGAGGAGCGCGAGATCGACCTGAACGCGGTGTATCACGACGCCATGGAGAACGTCGGCGAGCGTGAGGGGAGCTTCTCGATCCTGAAAGGCGTGAAGGGGCTGATGTCCGCCAACGAGACCCCCGAGCCGATGGAGAAGGGGGTGCTCCGGGCGAAACACGACGTCTCGGCGTTCAAGGACGGCACAGTGCGCTACGACATGACCGACCTGCCGGTCACCTCGGTCCGGCCCGAGGAGCTGGACACCACCGCCGCGGAGTTCCGCCGACTCGGGTACGAGACCGACATCGACGGCGACCCGCTGGAGCACGACGACCAACTGGTGGAACTGAAAGTGCAGGACATCGTCCTGCCCGACGGCGCCGCCGAGCACATGATGCGCACGGCGGACTTCGTCGACGACCTGCTCGAACGGTTCTACGGGCTGGACCCCTTCTACGAGGTGGAGGAACGGGAGGACCTCGTGGGCGAACTCGTGTTCGGGATGGCGCCGCACACCTCCGCCGCAGTTGTGGGCAGGGTTGTGGGGTTCACGAGCGCGGCCGTGGGGTACGCGCATCCGTACTTCCACGCGGCGAAGCGGCGGAACTGCTTCCACCCAGAGACGAAGGTGTGGTTCCGCGACGAAACCGAGTCGTGGCACCACGAGGAGATCCAGGCACTCGTCGAGGAGCGCCTCGATCCGGAGACTGCCGAGACGGACGACTTCGGCACGCTCGTGCAGGAACTCGACGGCGACGTGTTCGTTCCCTCCATCGACGCCGACGGGAACGAGGTCGTCAAGCCCGTCGAAGCCGTGAGCAAACACCCCGCGCCGGAGCACATGGTCCACGTCGAAACCCGGAGCGGGCGGGAGATCACGGTGACGCCGGATCACGAGATGCAGGTGTTCGACGGGGAGATCCAGTCGAAGAAGGCGTCCGAACTGACCGAGGAGGACAGTTTGGTCAAGCCTGAACACCTCAACGTCGTCTCTCCGGAGGAAACGGAGCGATTCGACCTGCTGGAGGAGTTCATCGCGTGCGACGGTGTCGACACCGAGCGCCTGATGGTGAAAGGAGTCGGGAAGGACCTACTGTACGATCAGTTCACGGACGCTCTCGCGGACGAGTGCGAGGGGACGTTCTACCCGCTCCAGAGTACTGCCGACTATCTCGGCATGACGAAGAAAGCGCTCAGTAACTACCTCTATCGGGAGAGTGTGCCCGCGGAACTGCTGCTGGAGGTGTTCGGTTCGACTGAGGAGGTGCTTGCGCGTGTTCCGGACGACGTGCGCCTCGGGATGAAGCGAGACACTTCAGAGATGGATCGTTTCGTCGAGCTGAACGAGCGAGTCGCGACGCTTCTGGGATACTACGCTGCGGAAGGATTCGCCCGCGAGCAGGAGACACCGAAGGGGACGATCCATCAGACGACGGTCTGTGGCACCGAGAACGAAGCACGTGAGTTCTTCGTCGACGTGCTCAGCGAGGAGTTCGGCGCGGAGCCGTACCGTGAGAACGACAAGAAAGTGACCGTCTCCGGACGGCTCATGCGGGCGTTCTTCGATACCGTGCTCGATGCGGGTGTGCTCGCCGGAACCAAGCGGGTTCCCCAGCCGATATTCGACTCACCGGACGAGACCGTCGGGGCGTTTCTGCAAGGATACTTCAGTGGAGATGGCTCAGCAGCGAGTTATTCTACAACTGTCTCTGCAAGTACGATAAGTGAGAGTCTGAAAGAGGACGTAATCGCACTGTTGAGTCGACTCGACATCTCTGCGAGCGTAAGAGTAACCGATCCCGTTCCCCTGCATCAAAGGTTCCCGGAGTTTTACGATGAGAACGACGGTAAGCAGTCTGCTCGTGGGTACGTCATCTCGGCAAGCGGAACAGACGCAGTTACGTTTGCCGAGCAGGCAGGGTTTCATCTCTCCCGAAAACAAGAGTCCCTGGAGGAGCAGATACGCTCTCAGAAGCCACAACGGGGATTTGCCTCTGATGGAGGTGATGAAGACTATCTGATAGAGGGTATATCCTCCCTGGAGTACGTCGAAAGCGACACCGAGAGCACGTACTGTCTCACTGTGGAAGACACGCATTCATTAATTGCAAACGGTATATCAGTTCGCCAATGTGACGGCGACGAAGATTGCGTCATGCTCCTCCTTGACGGCCTCCTGAACTTCTCGAAGGAGTTCCTCCCCGACCAGCGCGGCGGGAAGATGGACGCCCCCCTCGTGATGTCCTCACGGATCGACCCCAGCGAGATCGACGACGAGGCGCACAACATGGACATCGTCCGGCAGTACCCGACGGAGTTCTACGAGGCGACGCTGGAAATGGCCGACCCCGGCGAGGTGGAGGACATGATCCAGATCGGCGAGGACACGCTCGACACGGAGGAGGAGTACCACGGGTTCGACCACACCCACGACACCACCGACCTCGCGCTCGGGCCGGACCTCTCGGCGTACAAGACGCTGGGCGACATGGAGACGAAGATGGACGCCCAACTGGAGCTCTCCCGCAAACTGCGGGCCGTCGACGAGACCGACGTGGCCGAGCGGGTGATCGAGAACCACTTCCTGCCGGACCTGATCGGGAACCTCCGGGCGTTCTCGCGCCAGGAGACGCGCTGTCTCGACTGCGGCGAGAAGTACCGCCGGATGCCCCTGACCGGCGACTGTCGGGAGTGTGGCGGCCGGATGACGCTGACGGTCCACCGCGGCTCGGTGAACAAGTACATGGACATCGCCGTCGAGGTGGCCGAGGAGTACGGCTGCCGCGACTACACGAAACAGCGGTTAGAGGTGCTGGAGCGGTCGCTGGAGTCGATTTTCGAGAACGACAAGAACAAACAGTCAGGTATCGCGGACTTCATGTAA
- a CDS encoding CBS domain-containing protein has translation MKIADAMTPAEELVTVSLPGSRDDALEYLQEREFSSVPVVRETDEGERYRGLVSRDDLIEHPDEDDLALLMREVPTTTADATLHDVAALMLDAGTRRVPVVEVDDDDTLVGIITITDVIRALAREEVGTDAVVDDLSNGTVNTTYAGTPLPVAEREIGLADVPYTVVLDDDAEMTGMLTEADIVAVAEIVEGEEDAGASMAGDDEDWKWESVKAVGNRYVPTRNVEFPGEPTSAFMTEDVVTVSKRKSAVEAAQLMITNDIEQIPVVSGGELAGVLRDVHLLEAI, from the coding sequence ATGAAGATAGCCGACGCCATGACGCCCGCGGAAGAGCTCGTGACCGTCTCGCTCCCGGGCTCGCGTGACGACGCTCTCGAGTACCTGCAGGAGCGGGAGTTCTCCTCCGTGCCGGTCGTCCGCGAAACCGACGAGGGCGAGCGCTACCGGGGGCTGGTCTCCCGGGACGACCTGATCGAACACCCCGACGAGGACGACCTCGCGCTGTTGATGCGCGAGGTCCCGACGACGACCGCCGACGCGACGCTGCACGACGTCGCGGCGCTGATGCTCGACGCCGGCACGCGTCGAGTCCCCGTCGTCGAGGTCGACGACGACGACACGCTCGTCGGGATCATCACGATCACGGACGTGATCCGCGCGCTCGCCCGCGAGGAGGTCGGCACCGACGCGGTGGTGGACGACCTCAGTAACGGGACGGTCAACACGACCTACGCCGGCACGCCGCTCCCGGTGGCGGAGCGCGAGATCGGCCTCGCAGACGTGCCCTACACGGTCGTGCTCGACGACGACGCCGAGATGACGGGGATGCTCACCGAGGCCGACATCGTCGCCGTCGCCGAGATCGTCGAGGGCGAGGAGGACGCCGGCGCCTCGATGGCCGGCGACGACGAGGACTGGAAGTGGGAGAGCGTGAAGGCCGTCGGCAACCGCTACGTCCCCACGCGGAACGTCGAGTTCCCCGGCGAGCCGACTTCGGCGTTCATGACCGAGGACGTGGTGACCGTCTCGAAGCGCAAGTCCGCGGTCGAGGCCGCACAGCTCATGATCACCAACGACATCGAGCAGATCCCGGTCGTCAGCGGCGGCGAACTCGCCGGCGTGCTCCGGGACGTCCACCTGCTGGAGGCGATCTGA
- a CDS encoding rubredoxin-like domain-containing protein encodes MTDDPDVTIGIDVYDEDGTKLGTVRGITEFGFAVSTEEGIEALSIEHERAGHGFGEAELVWRCADCGELGDIDEIPDECPSCGADRTALYYWTED; translated from the coding sequence ATGACCGACGACCCCGACGTGACCATCGGTATCGACGTGTACGACGAGGACGGGACGAAACTCGGGACGGTCCGCGGGATCACCGAATTCGGGTTCGCCGTCAGCACCGAGGAGGGGATCGAGGCGCTCTCGATCGAACACGAGCGCGCGGGCCACGGGTTCGGCGAGGCCGAACTGGTGTGGCGGTGTGCGGACTGTGGCGAACTCGGCGACATCGACGAGATCCCCGACGAGTGTCCGAGCTGTGGGGCCGATCGGACGGCGCTGTACTACTGGACCGAGGACTGA
- a CDS encoding FAD-binding oxidoreductase, producing the protein MVEQTNVVVVGGGVVGTATAFHLAERGVETVLIDDDRAGDATAAGAGIVSPPTSSRREDDDWFAFAEAAADHYPTLIRRLESQGVDDHGYAEGDLLSVARTEAEAEVLETDRERAAARGADFAEITPSEAEDAFPALDGVQRALRFHGAARVDGATLTAGIRRAGRRTGLTTFEGTVEEIRVDAGAVSGVIVDAAGPTARQEQRAAGGSERIDADRVVVAGGAWSSAFADDLDCSLPVSPIRGQIVHLDASPVDAVAETDDLPIVGSVADGYIVPWPDGRLAVGATREDDAGFDPRTTAAGVNSVLDSGLRLAPGLEDATLEEVRVGLRPGSPDGLPILGPIPGVDGAYVATGHGPTGLTLGPYSGAVIAGLIDGEAPDSDLSAFDPARFADR; encoded by the coding sequence ATGGTCGAACAGACGAACGTGGTCGTCGTCGGCGGTGGCGTCGTCGGCACGGCGACTGCCTTCCATCTCGCCGAACGGGGGGTCGAGACGGTACTGATCGACGACGACCGCGCGGGCGACGCGACCGCCGCGGGCGCGGGGATCGTCTCCCCGCCGACGAGCAGCCGCCGCGAGGACGACGACTGGTTCGCGTTCGCCGAGGCGGCGGCCGACCACTACCCGACCCTGATCCGCCGGCTCGAGTCCCAGGGCGTCGACGACCACGGCTACGCGGAGGGGGATCTCCTCTCGGTCGCGCGCACCGAGGCCGAAGCCGAGGTGCTCGAAACCGACCGCGAGCGCGCCGCCGCACGCGGCGCCGACTTCGCGGAGATCACGCCCAGCGAGGCCGAGGACGCGTTCCCCGCCCTCGACGGCGTCCAGCGCGCGCTGCGGTTCCACGGCGCGGCCCGCGTCGACGGCGCGACGCTGACCGCGGGGATCCGCCGCGCGGGTCGCCGAACCGGACTCACGACGTTCGAGGGGACGGTCGAGGAGATCCGCGTCGACGCTGGCGCGGTTTCGGGTGTCATCGTCGACGCGGCGGGTCCGACCGCCCGACAGGAGCAGCGGGCCGCCGGCGGCAGCGAGCGGATCGACGCCGACCGCGTGGTCGTCGCCGGCGGCGCGTGGTCGAGCGCGTTCGCCGACGATCTGGACTGTTCGCTGCCGGTGAGCCCGATTCGGGGGCAGATCGTCCACCTCGACGCGAGCCCGGTCGACGCCGTCGCCGAGACCGACGACCTCCCGATCGTCGGGAGCGTCGCCGACGGCTACATCGTCCCGTGGCCGGACGGCCGCCTCGCCGTCGGCGCCACCCGCGAGGACGACGCCGGGTTCGACCCACGGACGACCGCAGCGGGGGTGAACTCGGTGCTCGACTCCGGCCTCAGACTCGCGCCGGGGCTGGAAGACGCTACGCTCGAGGAGGTCCGCGTCGGCCTGCGCCCGGGGAGCCCCGACGGACTGCCGATCCTGGGGCCGATTCCGGGGGTGGACGGCGCGTACGTCGCGACCGGCCACGGCCCGACGGGGCTGACGCTCGGCCCCTACTCGGGCGCCGTGATCGCGGGGTTGATCGACGGCGAGGCGCCCGACAGCGACCTCTCGGCGTTCGACCCCGCCCGGTTCGCGGATCGGTGA
- a CDS encoding PPC domain-containing DNA-binding protein: MDYRELSPDREFLARLETGADWREEIESLAVEEDVDAAWFNAMGAVQDAVVWFYDQQEGEYESVEFEEPLEMAACVGNVSYLDGERFAHTHAVLSRPSGQAIAGHLDAATVFAGEVYMRTFEEPLEREHDEETDLDLWL; this comes from the coding sequence ATGGATTACCGCGAACTCTCGCCCGACCGCGAGTTCCTCGCACGGCTCGAGACCGGCGCCGACTGGCGCGAGGAGATCGAGTCGCTGGCGGTCGAGGAGGACGTCGACGCCGCCTGGTTCAACGCGATGGGGGCGGTACAGGACGCCGTCGTCTGGTTCTACGACCAGCAGGAGGGCGAGTACGAGTCCGTGGAGTTCGAGGAGCCCCTGGAGATGGCAGCCTGCGTGGGGAACGTCTCGTATCTCGACGGGGAGCGGTTCGCGCACACCCACGCCGTGCTCTCGCGGCCGAGCGGGCAGGCGATCGCGGGCCATCTCGACGCCGCCACGGTGTTCGCCGGTGAGGTGTACATGCGGACGTTCGAGGAACCGCTGGAGCGGGAACACGACGAGGAGACCGATCTGGATCTCTGGCTGTGA